Part of the Planococcus plakortidis genome is shown below.
GGCGAAAGCTTCATAGCTCGTTTCCCAGTCCATGCCGCATTTCTTGTTGACGGTCGCAACGAGCGCTGCGAACAGGGCATTGGTGCCTTTGTCGTTAAACTGGCTTGCGATCGTGCCGTAGACCGGCATGTCATCCAGATCGTTATCCCACAGGAGATGGCTGCGCTGGTATTGTTTTTGGACTTGGCGCAATGCATCTTCCGACCCTTTGCGCTCGTATTTATTGATGACAATCAAATCGGCGTAATCGATCATGTCGATTTTTTCGAGCTGTGTCGGCGCGCCGAATTCACTGGTCATGACGTACATCGACACATCGGAAATGCCGGCGATCTCTGCATCGCCCTGCCCGATGCCGCTCGTTTCCACGACGATCAAGTCGAATCCTGCCGCTCTTACGACATCGAGGACGTCGCCGATCGCAGCGGATAATTCCGTTCTGGAGCCACGCGTGGCCAGGCTTCTCATGAATACGCGCTTATTGAAGATGGCGTTCATGCGGATGCGGTCGCCAAGAAGTGCCCCGCCCGTCTTTTGTTTTGTCGGGTCGATCGACAGGATAGCGATTTTCTTGTCGGGAAGCTCAGTCAGGAAGCGGCGGATCAATTCATCCGTCAGGGAGCTTTTCCCGGCCCCGCCTGTTCCGGTAATCCCGAGAACCGGCGTGTTTTTCGATTTTTCGCGGACCGCTTTCATCAAGTCGCCCGTATCGAGATTTCGCGTATGCGCTTCTTCGGCTGTCGTGATGATGTTGGCTAGCGCCACCGGGTTTTCAGCCGATAACCCATCCAGCGATACATCTTCTTTCGCCGTCGAAAAATCGCATTCCTCCACGATTTCCGCGATCATGCCCTGCAAGCCCTTTTTGCGGCCGTCTTCAGGAGAGAAGATGCCGGCAATTCCGTAATCTTCGAGTTCACGGATTTCACGCGGCAAGATGACCCCTCCGCCGCCGCCGTAAATGCGGATATGCCCTGCCCCGCGCTCTTGGAGCAAGTCGTACATGTATTTGAAATATTCCACGTGGCCGCCTTGGTAAGAAGAAATCGCGATTCCCTGGACATCTTCCTGGATTGCCGCATTGACGACTTCCTCCACGGAACGGTTATGCCCGAGGTGGATTACTTCGACGCCATTTGCCTGCAAGATCCGGCGCATGATATTGATCGATGCATCGTGGCCATCGAAAAGACTCGATGCCGTGACGAACCGGATATGGTGCTTCGGCTGATAAGTAGTGTTTTCCTGTATAGTAGCCATTATGGTCAAGCCCCCTGTATGGTGATTTTCTCCCCTGCCATCCCCTGCAGCAGAAACTTCGTTTGCATTTCGATAAATTCCCCAATAGTGAAATCATCCAGCGCCCAGCGCCTGAACGCCCACATCTGCCCTTGCACGAACAAATGATGGGAAGCCAGGACGATTTCCTTTTGCGACAGCGACAATTCCCCTGACGCAGCGCATTTCGACAGAAGCCGCTCGAACAAGGCCGTCATTTCGATTTCCTTGTTCAGCACGTAACGCAGCGCGTCTTTCGGCAAGGATTTGGATTCCTGGTACATGACGACAAATTCATCTTGCATATCGTCGATCAATGTATAGTATTGCTCGAGTGCTTTGACCAGCGTCTCGAGCGACCCTTCCTCCAAATCCAGCCGGTCGAGCCGTGCGTTGACTTCGTCATAGATCGAGTCGCACACAAGATAGAGCACGTCTTCTTTGGTGCGGATGTATTCATATAATGTGCCGATGCTGAAACCGGCTGCTTTTGCAATTTCCCTCGTCGTCGTCCGGTGAAAGCCCTTTTCCTTAAAAAGCGTGACAGCGCCGCGGATCATCTGTTCACGGCGCTTTTCAATCAGGCTTTCGTCTTTCACGGAGGACTGAATTTCACGCTTTTTCGCCATAGGCCGACCCTCCGTTTATTTCGTGACCATACGGGAAATGACCAAACGCTGGATTTCCTGTGTGCCTTCATAGATTTGCGTGATTTTCGCATCGCGCATGAAACGCTCAACCGGGTAGTCTTTCGTGTAGCCGTAGCCGCCGAAGACCTGGACCGCTTCTGTCGTCACTTTCATCGCCGTATCACCGGCCATCAATTTCGCCATGGCCGACTCTTTGCTGTAGGACAGTTTGTTCGACTCGAGCCAAGCTGCTTGGTACGTCAATAGGCGTGACGCCTCGATCGATGTTGCCATGTCGGCAAGCTTGAAGGAAATGCCTTGGTTCGCTGCAATCGGCTTGCCGAATTGCTCGCGCTCTTTCGCGTAATCGACCGCTGCGTCCATTGCGCCTTGAGCGATTCCGACAGCCTGGGCTGCGATTCCGTTGCGGCCGCCGTCAAGCGTCTGCATTGCGATCTTGAAGCCTTGGCCAAGTTCGCCAAGCACGTTTTCTTTTGGCACGCGGCAGTTGTCGAAGATGATTTCCGTCGTCGGGCTTGAACGGATTCCGAGTTTTTTCTCTTTCTTGCCGACAGAGAAGCCTTCGAAATCTTTCTCGACAATAAATGCGGTTGTGCCTTTATGCTTCGATTCCGGATCCGTTACCGCGAAGACGACATAGATGTCCGCGATGCCGCCGTTCGTGATGAAGATTTTCGATCCGTTCAAGACGTAATGGTCACCGTCTTCTTTGGCAGTCGTCTTCATGCTTCCTGCATCTGAACCTGAAGCCGGTTCAGTCAAGCCGTATGCGCCGACTTTCGATCCTTCAGCCATCGGGCGCAAGTATTTCTGCTTTTGCTCTTCCGTTCCGAATGTATACACCGGCCATCCCGCAAGCGATGTGTGGGCAGATAGGATAACGCCCACTGAACCGTCCACGCGGGACAATTCTTCAACCGCGATGCAGTATGCCAAGTAATCGGAACCGATTCCGCCGTATTCTTCCGGCCATGGAATACCAGTCAGGCCGAGCTCTGCCATTTGGTGGAAGATTTTCATGTCGAAGCTTTCTTCTTCGTCACGCTGTTCTGCTGTCGGCGCCACTTCGTTTTTCGCGAAGTCGCGAACCATTTTACGGATCATTTTATGTTCTTCAGATAGTTGAAAGTTCATTGTTTAATTTCCCCCAATTATTTTAGTAGTTGTTTGCTGATGACGATGCGTTGGATCTCACTTGTGCCTTCATAGATTTCGGTCACTTTTGCGTCGCGGAACAAACGCTCGACCGGATATTCTTTCGTGTAGCCGTAGCCGCCGTAAACTTGGATAGCTTCTGTCGTGATATCCATCGCCGCTTTTGAAGCGAACAACTTCGCCATTGACGATTCCTTATTGCACTCGATGCCTTTAGCGTACATATCGGCTGCGTTATAGACGAGCAATTTAGCCGCTTCGACTTGAGTCGCCATATCGGCAAGCTTGAATCCGATGCCTTGCTGCTGGGCGATCGGCTTGCCGAATTGCTCGCGTTCTTTGGCATAAGCGACCGCATATTCGTAAGCTGCTTCTGCGATGCCAAGCGCTTGCGCGGCGATGCCGATGCGGCCTGCATTCAAGTTCGCCATGGCGATCGAGAAACCTTTGCCTTCTTCGCCGAGCAGGTTCTCTGCCGGCACTTTCATATTATCGAAGGTCAATTGCACTGTACGGGAACCGTGAAGCCCCATTTTCTTCTCGTCTTTCCCGATGACCAGCCCGGGGAAATCCTTTTCAACGATGAACGCTGAAACGCCGCGGGCTCCGGCTTCGGGATTTGTGGAGGCGAAAACGATGTATGTATCGGCTTCGCCGCCGTTCGTGATGAATACTTTCGAGCCATTGACTACATAATGGTCACCGTTTTTCACGGCTTTTGTCTTCAATCCCGCCGCGTCGGACCCGGCAGATGGCTCTGTCAGGCAGAATGCGCCCAAGTACTCGCCGCTCGCTAGCTTCGGCACGTATTTGGCGATTTGCTCTTCGGTCCCGAAATTCATGATCGGGTTTGTGCCGACCGATGTGTGGACCGACAGGATGACGCCGATGACGCCGCTTGCTTTCGACAGTTCGTGGATGGCTGTGATATAGGATGTGAAATCCATTTCCGAGCCGCCGTATTTTTCAGGAGCGGTGATGCCCATCAAACCGAGGCCGCCCATCTTCTTGATGATTTCTGTCGGGAATTCGCCTTCTTCCATGCGTTCGATAAAAGGCATGATTTCCTCTTTAGAAAAATCGCGCACCATATTGCGCATCATTAATTGTTCATCTGTAAAATGCAGGTCCATTAAGGCTCCTCCTAGGTCTTAGTTGTATTCGTAGAAACCGCGTCCGGTCTTTTTGCCGAGCCAGCCGGCTTTCACGTATTGGCGCAGGAGCGGGCTTGGACGGTATTTGCTGTCGCCGAAACCGTCATGCAGGACTTCCATGATGTAAAGGCAAGTATCCAGGCCGATGAAATCAGCCAATTGGAGCGGCCCCATCGGATGGTTCATGCCGAGCTTCATCACTTCGTCGATCGCTTCTTTCGTTGCGACACCCTCTTGAAGCGTGAAGATCGCTTCGTTGATCATCGGCATCAAGATGCGGTTCGAGACGAATCCAGGGAAGTCGTTCACTTCGACTGGCGTTTTCGACAATTTCACCGTCATGTCTTCGACTGCCTGGTACACTTCGTCGGTTGTCGCCAGGCCGCGGATGATTTCGACCAATTTCATGACCGGTACCGGGTTCATGAAATGCATGCCGATGACTTGTTCCGGACGGGTGGTCGCCGCTGCGATTTCCGTGATTGGAAGCGAAGAAGTGTTCGATGCAAGAATGGCGTGCTTTGGCGCCACTTCATCCAAAGTCTTGAAGATCGTCGATTTGATTTCCATGTTCTCGACAGCCGCTTCGATGACGATGTCGACATCGTGTGCATCTTTCAGGTCCAACGAAGACTGGATGCGTCCGAGCACTTGCGATTTCTCATCTTCTGTCATGCGCCCTTTTTCGACATTACGTGATAGGTTTTTCGTGATGTTCGCGATGCCGCGATCATAGGCTTCTTGTTTCATATCGTTCAGTTTTACGTTAAATCCAGCTTGTGCGCAGACTTGCGCAATACCGGAGCCCATTTGGCCGGCTCCGATGACCATGACGTTTTGGATAGACATGTTTAGTTTTCCTCCTTCGGTACTTCGATCATCACTGCATCGCCTTGCCCGCCGCCTGAACAGATTGCGGCAATCCCGATGCCGCCTCCGCGGCGTTTCAATTCGTAAGCGAGCGTCAAGATAATGCGCGCCCCGCTTGCCCCGATTGGGTGGCCAAGTGCGACGGACCCGCCGTTGACGTTGACTTTCTCTTCATCTAGCCCCGCAATTTTCGAACTTGCGAGCGCCACGGCAGCGAATGCCTCGTTGATTTCAAACAAATCGATTTCTTCCAATGTTTTGCCTGTTTTCTTCAGTAAATCGTTGATGACGATTCCTGGTGTTTCCGGGAAACGATGCGGCTCGACCGCAACTTCTGTGTGTGCGATTACATGGGCCAATACGGATTTCCCGTCTTTTTGGGCGCGTTCTTCGCTCATCAACACAAGTGCTGCAGCCCCGTCATTGATGCCCGGTGCGTTCCCGGCTGTGATCGTTCCGTCTTTTCCGAATGCCGGACGGAGTTTCGCCAGCACTTCTGTAGTTGTCCCTTCACGCGGCGCTTCATCCTGGTCGACGATGACCGGGTCGCCTTTACGCTGCGGCACTTCGATCGGCGTAATTTCCTCTGCGAAATGAGCGCGTGATTTCAATGCGCGTTCATGCGAGCGTGCTGACCATTCGTCTTGCCGTTCACGTGTCAATTCGAATTCTTCCGCTGTCGAGTTGCCGTAGGTGCCCATATGCACTTTGTCCGGATGGAATGAGCACGACAGGCCGTCGTGGACCATGCCGTCAATGACTTGTGAATCGCCCATGCGCAGGCCGAAGCGTGCTTTCGGCAAATAATACGGTGCGTTCGACATCGATTCCATGCCGCCTGCGACGATCAATTCCTCGTCTCCCAAGCGGATGATCTGGTCTGCTAGCGTGACAGAACGAAGGCCCGATGCACAGACTTTATTGATCGTTTCGGATTTCACATGATAAGGGATGCCGGCTTTATGGGCTGCTTGACGGGAAGGGATCTGCCCTTGGCCTGCCTGCAGGACGTTCCCCATGATGACTTCCTGTACATCTTCAGGATTTACTTGCGCCCGATTGAGTGCTTCCTTGATCGCCGCTGCCCCAAGGTCGCTTGCGGTGAATGAACTGAGTGCTCCGCCGAATTTCCCGAATGCTGTGCGTGCCCCGTCGATGATGACCGTTTTTGCCATATTGAATTCCTCCTCAATTTTTGAAACCGTTTTCATAATGCCTAAAATTTTTTCAGCCCTAACGGCTGGTTTTGCTTTTCTTGGTGTCTAGCAAATTCCAGCCAGGTTCTCGGGTCATAAGCCGTCCCGGCTGTGTGGCAAAGAGCGCCACTTCGCCGGTTCGTCTTATGCCTGTCGAACCTGATCGGCTGGTTTTGCTTTTCTTGGTGTCTAGCAAATTCCAGCCAGGTTCTCGGGTCATAAGCCGTCCCGGCTGTGTGGCAAAGAGCGCCACTTCGCCGGTTCGTCTTATGCCTATCGAACCTGATCGGCTGGTTTTGCTTTTCTTAGTTGACTGAACGCTCGCTCGGCTTAAATACATAAGAAAAGGGAGTGTAGCACTCCCTTCTTTTTTCTCTATGCTGTTATTCTACTCAATTTTCTGTCAGTTGGCAAATCTATTTATTGAACGATTTCCTCAACTGGCGGTGCGTCTTTTCCGAGAACTGCCATCTCGAGAAGTTCAGAGACATCATAGGTGCCGACTTGCTCTTCGACTTCTTTCGCTTTCGTTCCATCTGACAGCATCGTCAGGCAGTACGGGCAGCCGGATGAAATCATGGTCGGGCTCACTTCAAGCGCCTGCTCCGTGCGGGCTACGTTGACGCGGTGTCCGGCATCTTCTTCCATCCACATCAAGCCGCCGCCTGCACCACAGCACATGCCGTCCTGGCGATTGCGTTTCATTTCAACGAGTTCAACGCCTTCGATCGCTTTCAAGATTTCACGCGGTGCATCGTAGACATCGTTGTAACGGCCGAGGTAGCAGGAATCGTGGAAAGTGATTTTCTCGTTCACTGCATGCTGCGGCTTCAGTTTGCCTTGCTGCACAAGGTCAAAGAGCATTTCCGTGTGGTGATAGACCTCAGCTTCAAAGCCGAAATCCGGGTATTCGTTTTTGAAGATGTTATAAGCATGCGGGTCGATCGTGACGATCTTGGTGACGCCAGCTTTTTCGAATTCCTTGATATTGGCAGCCGCGAGCTCCTGGAACAGGAATTCGTTTCCGAGACGGCGCGGCGTATCGCCGGAGTTCTTTTCTTTGTTGCCGAGAATGGCGAATTTGACGCCTGCTTCATTCATCAAGCGTGCAAAGGAAAGCGCGATTTTCTGTGATCGGTTGTCGAATGAACCCATCGATCCGACCCAGAACAGGTACTCGAACTCTTCTCCCGCTTTGCTGACTTCTTTTACCGTCGGAATCGAGATATCCGGGCGAGCGTCTCTCCAGTTTTCTTTTTCCTTGCGGTTAAGGCCCCACGGATTGCCTTGCTTTTCGATGTTGGTCATTGCACGCTGTGCGTCTTTATCCATTTTCCCTTCCGTCATAACAAGGTAACGGCGAAGGTCGATGATTTTGTCGACGTGCTCGTTCATGACCGGGCATTGGTCTTCACAGTTGCGGCATGTCGTACAAGCCCAGATTTCCTCTTCCGTGATGACGTCGCCGATCAAGCTCGGGCTGTAGATATCCTCGATGACCGCGCCTTCAGCGCCAGCTGCCATCGCCAATTGGTTGCCTTGCGTATTGCCGAATGCCATTGCCGGCACCCACGGTTTTTTCTGGGTCATGACAGCTCCCGTATTGGTCAGGTTGTCACGGAGTTTCGTGATCAAATCCATTGGTGACAGCATTTTGCCGGTTCCGGTGGCCGGGCACATATTCGTGCAGCGCCCGCATTCCACACAAGCGTAGAAATCGATCATCTGGGCTTGCGTGAAATCGGTGATTTTCCCGACGCCGAATGTCGGCATGGCGTCAGGGTCTTCTTCGTTTTCTTCTTCCATATCCTCAAAATTGATCGGCTTCAGGCGGCCGACATGATCCAAACGGTGGAACCATGTGTTGACCGGCCCGAAGATCAAGTGCGCGTGCTTCGATTGCGGGACGTAGACCAAGAACGTCAATAGGAACAATAGATGCGCCCACCACATGATATAGAAGATGGCCGCCGCAGCCGTTTCCGGCAGCCAAGCGAATGCCGCTGCGATAACGCTTGCGACAGGTTCTGTCCAAGCTCCTTCGTGGCCGTGCCAGATCATGCTCATGCCGTTCCCGACAAGGACCGTGACCATCAAGCCGCCAATGAAGATCAAGACGAGCCCCGATTTCCAGCCGCGCTTCAAACGGACCAATTTCTCGATATAGCGTCTGTAGAATGCCCATACGACAGCGACCAGGATCGTCAAGGTCACGAATTCCTGGAACAAGGTGAATGCCGGATACAATGGGCCGAGCGGTAAATGCGAATCCGGCGACAAGCCTTTGATGATGAAATCGATGGCACTTGCCTGCACGAGCAGGAAGCCATAGAAGAACATCACGTGTATCGCGCCGCTCTTTTTGTCTTTCAATAATTTCTTCTGTCCAAACACATTGACCATCACTTTGCGGACCCGTTCATTGAAGTTTTCTTCAAATTCCACTTTTTTGCCGAGCTTGATATAGTCATAGCGCGACTTCAGCAAGTAGATGAACAAGTAAACGGCGTAAGCGGTTACAAGTATAAATAAAACCCAGTTAGCGATGAGCAAAAACTCCATCGTGTAGTCCCCCCCTGTTGAATATGTAAATCCCCGATTCTAACCCAAAGTTTACGTGAACTGCGGCAGAATGTCGATACTATGTTCTAGTTTAAAAGTGAATGAGCATTCAGTCAATAGAAATCTTCACACTGCCTAAATATAATTTCCAATAACTGATATTCCACACCTGCCCCCTGCATTCCT
Proteins encoded:
- a CDS encoding acyl-CoA dehydrogenase, with the protein product MDLHFTDEQLMMRNMVRDFSKEEIMPFIERMEEGEFPTEIIKKMGGLGLMGITAPEKYGGSEMDFTSYITAIHELSKASGVIGVILSVHTSVGTNPIMNFGTEEQIAKYVPKLASGEYLGAFCLTEPSAGSDAAGLKTKAVKNGDHYVVNGSKVFITNGGEADTYIVFASTNPEAGARGVSAFIVEKDFPGLVIGKDEKKMGLHGSRTVQLTFDNMKVPAENLLGEEGKGFSIAMANLNAGRIGIAAQALGIAEAAYEYAVAYAKEREQFGKPIAQQQGIGFKLADMATQVEAAKLLVYNAADMYAKGIECNKESSMAKLFASKAAMDITTEAIQVYGGYGYTKEYPVERLFRDAKVTEIYEGTSEIQRIVISKQLLK
- a CDS encoding acyl-CoA dehydrogenase; its protein translation is MNFQLSEEHKMIRKMVRDFAKNEVAPTAEQRDEEESFDMKIFHQMAELGLTGIPWPEEYGGIGSDYLAYCIAVEELSRVDGSVGVILSAHTSLAGWPVYTFGTEEQKQKYLRPMAEGSKVGAYGLTEPASGSDAGSMKTTAKEDGDHYVLNGSKIFITNGGIADIYVVFAVTDPESKHKGTTAFIVEKDFEGFSVGKKEKKLGIRSSPTTEIIFDNCRVPKENVLGELGQGFKIAMQTLDGGRNGIAAQAVGIAQGAMDAAVDYAKEREQFGKPIAANQGISFKLADMATSIEASRLLTYQAAWLESNKLSYSKESAMAKLMAGDTAMKVTTEAVQVFGGYGYTKDYPVERFMRDAKITQIYEGTQEIQRLVISRMVTK
- a CDS encoding (Fe-S)-binding protein; the encoded protein is MEFLLIANWVLFILVTAYAVYLFIYLLKSRYDYIKLGKKVEFEENFNERVRKVMVNVFGQKKLLKDKKSGAIHVMFFYGFLLVQASAIDFIIKGLSPDSHLPLGPLYPAFTLFQEFVTLTILVAVVWAFYRRYIEKLVRLKRGWKSGLVLIFIGGLMVTVLVGNGMSMIWHGHEGAWTEPVASVIAAAFAWLPETAAAAIFYIMWWAHLLFLLTFLVYVPQSKHAHLIFGPVNTWFHRLDHVGRLKPINFEDMEEENEEDPDAMPTFGVGKITDFTQAQMIDFYACVECGRCTNMCPATGTGKMLSPMDLITKLRDNLTNTGAVMTQKKPWVPAMAFGNTQGNQLAMAAGAEGAVIEDIYSPSLIGDVITEEEIWACTTCRNCEDQCPVMNEHVDKIIDLRRYLVMTEGKMDKDAQRAMTNIEKQGNPWGLNRKEKENWRDARPDISIPTVKEVSKAGEEFEYLFWVGSMGSFDNRSQKIALSFARLMNEAGVKFAILGNKEKNSGDTPRRLGNEFLFQELAAANIKEFEKAGVTKIVTIDPHAYNIFKNEYPDFGFEAEVYHHTEMLFDLVQQGKLKPQHAVNEKITFHDSCYLGRYNDVYDAPREILKAIEGVELVEMKRNRQDGMCCGAGGGLMWMEEDAGHRVNVARTEQALEVSPTMISSGCPYCLTMLSDGTKAKEVEEQVGTYDVSELLEMAVLGKDAPPVEEIVQ
- a CDS encoding acetyl-CoA C-acetyltransferase, with the translated sequence MAKTVIIDGARTAFGKFGGALSSFTASDLGAAAIKEALNRAQVNPEDVQEVIMGNVLQAGQGQIPSRQAAHKAGIPYHVKSETINKVCASGLRSVTLADQIIRLGDEELIVAGGMESMSNAPYYLPKARFGLRMGDSQVIDGMVHDGLSCSFHPDKVHMGTYGNSTAEEFELTRERQDEWSARSHERALKSRAHFAEEITPIEVPQRKGDPVIVDQDEAPREGTTTEVLAKLRPAFGKDGTITAGNAPGINDGAAALVLMSEERAQKDGKSVLAHVIAHTEVAVEPHRFPETPGIVINDLLKKTGKTLEEIDLFEINEAFAAVALASSKIAGLDEEKVNVNGGSVALGHPIGASGARIILTLAYELKRRGGGIGIAAICSGGGQGDAVMIEVPKEEN
- a CDS encoding 3-hydroxybutyryl-CoA dehydrogenase, with the protein product MSIQNVMVIGAGQMGSGIAQVCAQAGFNVKLNDMKQEAYDRGIANITKNLSRNVEKGRMTEDEKSQVLGRIQSSLDLKDAHDVDIVIEAAVENMEIKSTIFKTLDEVAPKHAILASNTSSLPITEIAAATTRPEQVIGMHFMNPVPVMKLVEIIRGLATTDEVYQAVEDMTVKLSKTPVEVNDFPGFVSNRILMPMINEAIFTLQEGVATKEAIDEVMKLGMNHPMGPLQLADFIGLDTCLYIMEVLHDGFGDSKYRPSPLLRQYVKAGWLGKKTGRGFYEYN
- a CDS encoding TetR/AcrR family transcriptional regulator, with the protein product MAKKREIQSSVKDESLIEKRREQMIRGAVTLFKEKGFHRTTTREIAKAAGFSIGTLYEYIRTKEDVLYLVCDSIYDEVNARLDRLDLEEGSLETLVKALEQYYTLIDDMQDEFVVMYQESKSLPKDALRYVLNKEIEMTALFERLLSKCAASGELSLSQKEIVLASHHLFVQGQMWAFRRWALDDFTIGEFIEMQTKFLLQGMAGEKITIQGA